The Cottoperca gobio chromosome 22, fCotGob3.1, whole genome shotgun sequence genome contains a region encoding:
- the wdr43 gene encoding WD repeat-containing protein 43 produces MAADAGSSSLQLPCVFSPKSRQYLALCAQDGRLRIWNTDSKTLHQEYVPSAHLSATCICIAWGPCRTVKDGPQRKKRKSEAVQVEENADLLAMGTAAGSVLIYSTAKGALHCTLDGGHSGGVNCVQWHPQDSILYSGSDDTNIIEWDLQTGKARSKWKADRAAVTSLSVSPDGKLLLSAGQIIKMWDLVTKEVYRMFTGHSTAVTTLCFATTRPPDSNGLYFLSGAAHERLLSVWQVREDGKDKNSVVSFTLTDEPQHIDLVTSNSKEEAVRLAVVCKDGQLHLFEHFLNGPCKKPLSALCTVQMSDTKDSPVPIPLLAAALRADTRTVQLAYGNHLQPVMEKLEINTAERHICLTRDVQTSLSLSMETTVSKVKTPIVNAKSRVLVPGLPGHQAPVKGTSQGSEKRKKDTDTKEMSIAERLGEIDLSTFSTEKGAPKGTASLQTDNFAVLLVQGLESNDANILNKVFQTRKEMVIKKTVARLPLPAVLPLVEEITKRLQGHPFTAVLMVRWLKAVLMHHTSYLASLPDLVTQLGVLYHMIESRVKMFHKLTKLHGKLYLLMSQVATSDSSNTATDVDHTAKLVYEEESSDEDEASGDEALPDDEDSDNWEEEEVMEEEQADEEDDDPDIRRDSKANGEEDMERGNESEEE; encoded by the exons ATGGCGGCCGACGCTGGCAGTTCTTCGCTGCAGCTACCCTGCGTTTTTTCACCTAAATCACGACAATACTTAGCATTGTGTGCCCAGGATGGCAGACTTCGCATTTGGAACACAGATAGCAAAACACTTCACCAAGAATATGTGCCTTCAGCCCATTTGAGTGCCACTTGTATCTGCATAGCCTGGGGACCATGCCGGACAGTCAAG GATGGGccccagaggaagaagaggaaatcGGAGGCAGTACAGGTGGAGGAGAACGCAGACCTGTTGGCTATGGGCACAGCAGCGGGCAGTGTGCTCATCTACAGTACAGCAAAGGGAGCACTGCACTGTACCCTG GATGGAGGCCACAGTGGAGGAGTGAATTGTGTCCAGTGGCACCCTCAAGACAGTATATTATACAGCGGCTCGGATGATACAAACATTATAGAGTGGGACCTGCAGACCGGCAAGGCACGAAG CAAGTGGAAGGCGGACCGTGCAGCAGTGACCAGTTTGAGTGTGAGCCCTGATGGCAAACTGCTGCTGTCAGCTGGTCAGATCATCAAGATGTGGGACTTGGTCACCAAGGAGGTTTACAGG ATGTTCACAGGCCACTCCACGGCTGTGACGACCCTATGCTTTGCCACCACGCGACCTCCTGACAGCAATGGGCTTTATTTCCTGTCCGGTGCTGCACATGAACGGCTGCTCAGTGTCTG GCAAGTACGAGAAGATGGAAAAGACAAGAATTCAGTGGTGTCCTTCACATTAACGGACGAGCCACAACACATCGACCTCGTCACGTCCAACAGCAAGGAAGAG GCGGTGAGGCTGGCAGTGGTGTGTAAGGATGGCCAGCTGCATCTCTTTGAGCACTTTTTAAATGG ACCCTGCAAGAAGCCGTTGTCCGCCTTGTGTACGGTGCAGATGTCAGACACAAAGGACTCCCCAGTGCCAATCCCACTGCTGGCTGCTGCCCTCAGAGCTGACACACGGACTGTGCAGCTGGCCTACGGCAACCACCTACAGCCTGTCATGGAGAAATTG gAGATCAACACGGCGGAGAGACATATCTGTTTGACCCGGGATGTTCAGACCAGCTTGTCCCTTTCCATGGAGACCACCGTTTCCAAG GTGAAAACCCCTATTGTCAACGCCAAGAGCAGAGTGCTGGTCCCAGGCCTTCCTGGTCACCAAGCCCCAGTGAAGGGAACCTCACAGGGatcagagaagaggaaaaaagacaCTGACACCAAAGAG ATGTCAATAGCGGAGCGACTTGGTGAAATCGATCTGTCTACATTCTCCACCGAGAAGGGGGCTCCTAAAGGCACGGCCTCTTTACAGACGGACAATTTTGCAGTGTTGCTGGTGCAGGGCCTCGAGAGCAACGACGCCAACATCCTAAAT AAAGTTTTCCAGACTCGCAAGGAGATGGTGATAAAGAAAACTGTTGCTCGGTTACCCCTCCCTGCAGTTTTACCTTTGGTGGAAGAg ATCACAAAGAGGCTCCAAGGGCACCCTTTTAC GGCCGTTTTAATGGTACGGTGGCTCAAGGCTGTACTGATGCACCACACATCATACCTGGCATCG CTGCCAGATCTGGTTACCCAGCTGGGAGTGCTTTATCACATGATTGAGAGCAGAGTGAAGATGTTCCACAAGCTAACCAAGCTGCATGGGAAACTGTATCTCCTAATGTCACAG GTGGCGACGAGTGACAGCAGCAACACGGCTACAGATGTTGACCACACAGCCAAGCTGGTGTATGAAGAAG AATCATCTGATGAAGACGAGGCCTCTGGTGATGAAGCGCTTCCTGACGACGAGGACTCTGAT AActgggaagaggaggaggtgatggaggaggaacAAGCAGACGAGGAAGACGATGATCCAGACATCAGGAGAGATTCCAAAGCCAACGGAGAGGAAGACATGGAACGCGGAAACGAGAGCGAAGAGGAGTGA